TGTGTGCAGGTTTGCCCAACCGGAGCCCTGAAGCCAAAGAAAGGGGGCGGAGTGATTTACTTGGAGAACCTCTGCCTTGGATGCCACTACTGCGTTGAAGCCTGCACACTCAACGCCATCTTTGTGAGGGAAGATGGAAAAATAGCCGTCTGCATCCACTGCGGCTACTGCGCCAGCTACTGCCCGCACGAAGTTATAGCCTATAAAGAGGTGGAAGCATGAGGGATGTTGTTCTCGTTATAGACCTCAACAACTACACCTACGAAGTAGAGCATCGCCCTGAGCTTTTCGAGAAATGGCTTGGTGGAACGGGTGTGGCGGTTCAGCTTATGAGAGAGCACATGGATCCGAAAGCAGACCCGCTCTCTCCCGAAAACGTCATAGTCTTCGCCACCGGACCCCTAACCCCGGCCTACCCACTCGCATCTAAAACAGTTGCGATGTTCAAAAGCCCCCTCACCGGCAATCTGGGCGAGAGCCACGCCGGAGGGAGAACTGCTGTATCGATA
The nucleotide sequence above comes from Archaeoglobus fulgidus DSM 4304. Encoded proteins:
- a CDS encoding 4Fe-4S binding protein → MKRLVVEDIEKCVGCGLCMFACSRKFAKRPEIGNSSSAILPVSLSGFERGATIIFCRACEEPPCVQVCPTGALKPKKGGGVIYLENLCLGCHYCVEACTLNAIFVREDGKIAVCIHCGYCASYCPHEVIAYKEVEA